In Aspergillus fumigatus Af293 chromosome 4, whole genome shotgun sequence, one genomic interval encodes:
- the cpcB gene encoding 40S ribosomal protein RACK1: MAEQMVLRGTLEGHNGWVTSLATSLENPNMLLSGSRDKTLIIWNLTRDEQAYGYPKRSLEGHSHIVSDCVISSDGAYALSASWDKSLRLWELATGETTRTFVGHTSDVLSVSFSADNRQIVSGSRDRTIKLWNTLGDCKFTITDKGHTDWVSCVRFSPNPQNPVIVSAGWDKLVKVWELASCRLQTDHIGHTGYINTVTISPDGSLCASGGKDGTTMLWDLNESKHLYSLHAGDEIHALVFSPNRYWLCAATASSITIFDLEKKSKVDELKPEFIEKSSKAREPECISLAWSADGQTLFAGYTDNKIRAWGVMSRA, from the exons ATGGCTGAGCAGATGGTTCTTCGTGGTACCCTTGAGGGCCACAATGGCTGGGTTACTTCCCTGGCTACCTCTCTGGAGAA CCCCAACATGCTGCTCTCTGGCAGTCGCGACAAGACCCTGATCATCTGGAACCTTACCCGCGACGAGCAGGCCTACGGTTACCCCAAGCGCAGCCTCGAGGGTCACTCCCACATCGTCTCTGACTGT GTCATCTCCTCCGACGGTGCCTACGCTCTGTCTGCCTCTTGGGACAAGTCCCTCCGCCTGTGGGAGCTCGCTACCGGCGAGACCACTCGTACCTTCGTTGGCCACACCAGCGACGTCCTCtccgtctccttctccgccgacAACCGCCAGATCGTCTCCGGTTCTCGTGACCGCACCATCAAGCTGTGGAACACCCTCGGCGACTGCAAGTTTACCATCACCGACAAGGGCCACACCGACTGGGTTTCCTGCGTTCGCTTCAGCCCCAACCCCCAGAACCCCGTCATCGTTTCCGCTGGCTGGGACAAGCTCGTCAAG GTTTGGGAGCTCGCTTCCTGCCGCCTCCAGACCGACCACATCGGTCACACCGGTTACATCAACACCGTCACCATCTCCCCCGATGGATCCCTCTGCGCCTCCGGTGGCAAGGACGGCACCACCATGCTCTGGGATCTCAACGAGTCCAAGCACCTCTACTCCCTCCACGCTGGCGACGAGATCCAcgccctcgtcttctcccCCAACCGCTACTGGCTCTGCGCCGCCACCGCCAGctccatcaccatcttcgatctcgagaagaagagcaaggttGATGAGCTCAAGCCCGAGTTCATCGAGAAGAGCTCCAAGGCCCGTGAGCCCGAGTGTATCTCTCTCGCCTGGAGCGCTGATGGCCAGACTCTGTTCGCTGGTTACACTGACAACAAGATCCGTGCCTGGGGTGTCATGTCGAGGGCATAG
- a CDS encoding succinate dehydrogenase assembly factor 2, which produces MSAQRLFQRLSRPSRSSFSFTTAISRRSFGSSAVRLNDGDGKDRAPSTAPEHRKYQTSRPPNPAVPHSTSTMTNDFPSVGERTPPPEVLSSVDPNYKPVDPYPGRVEHYTGGRQQPGAQKPELGVGEMEGITFKVEPLRRTGEDPATMRARLLYQSRKRGILESDLLLSTFADVYLKDMTPEQLQEYDRFLDENDWDIYYWATQDPPSATDSPAEDTVTETWKRTGAKSGEWKQTVGAYKAAYRPVPSRWADSEVLRLLRQHVRDKSAVGFHAAKNKKTGGCGLGRMPDIQVFDK; this is translated from the exons ATGTCTGCCCAACGGCTGTTCCAACGCCTTTCGCGGCCGTCAAGGTCGTCTTTCTCTTTCACAACAGCAATTTCCCGCCGCTCTTTCGGGAGCTCGGCTGTTCGCCTGAATGATGGCGATGGGAAGGATCGCGCGCCCTCTACAGCTCCGGAGCACCGCAAATACCAGACTTCGAGGCCTCCAAACCCAGCTGTGCCTCACTCGACTTCAACTATGACCAATGACTTCCCCAGCGTTGGCGAGCGGACCCCGCCTCCGGAGGTCTTGAGCTCGGTCGATCCGAACTATAAGCCGGTAGATCCTTATCCAGGCCGTGTCGAGCATTACACTGGTGGTAGGCAGCAGCCCGGTGCGCAGAAACCGGAGCTTGGTGTTGGGGAGATGGAAGGAATTACGTTCAAGGTTGAGCCGCTGAGACGAACTGGAGAGGACCCGGCGACCATGAGGGCTCGTTTGTTGT ATCAGAGTAGAAAGCGAGGTATTCTCGAGTCGGATCTGCTGCTATCCACCTTCGCCGATGTCTATCTGAAAGATATGACGCCAGAACAGCTCCAGGAGTACGACCGTTTCCTGGACGAGAATGACTGGGACATCTACTACTGGGCTACGCAGGACCCTCCGTCTGCTACGGACAGCCCAGCCGAGGATACCGTCACCGAGACGTGGAAACGCACCGGAGCCAAGAGTGGTGAGTGGAAGCAGACCGTTGGTGCTTACAAGGCTGCGTATAGGCCAGTCCCCTCGCGGTGGGCCGATTCCGAGGTCCTCAGGCTTCTGAGACAACATGTACGCGATAAGAGCGCTGTTGGATTCCATGCtgcgaagaacaagaagactgGCGGCTGTGGGCTGGGAAGAATGCCCGACATCCAAGTCTTTGATAAATAG
- a CDS encoding TPR domain protein yields MFNAASRRACAFISRPRTLQCNKALSTHTVSPRCQPGKSTRSSLQRQSQPPSSLLQNIRPQFRHLSYGQRMKRGLQEASKGIWRKNPILLPLAIISVAGATAIFAYISYIELTRVGPQYHKFPPPVAESLRTAVYYTEVDLNPAKALKAYKEALRKAVELGMHPFSDEVVGIHLQVSMMLEKAGLAKPAIQVLERTKTECLKWVEEGRKKKDAQRPEAEAVTESIQIDDPDALVMHQKMKELDEYEDRQRDKVLKKVVGIHMKLAELYASDYIQDEKKAEGYQEAAVELCLKELRRRQELGLPVGSASQDSTAWLNLSEIATALTDLGQTYLKQEKNELAMPLLLRALDLLRTDEGSTPSCKQVTLLANVSTAITGELHKKTPSRGSTAAPQQLIDSGNQWAQKALDVAANLQPPIRDEECDVSCIAAMYNLGEIAHLQGKRKEAEQYWKEAKSLARGLGLEENAAHVEEALAQLTK; encoded by the coding sequence ATGTTCAATGCAGCATCACGGCGCGCCTGCGCCTTCATTTCGAGGCCAAGAACCCTACAATGCAACAAAGCTCTCTCTACACACACAGTGTCACCCAGATGTCAACCTGGAAAAAGTACCAGATCATCACTTCAGAGACAATCGCAACCACCATCCTCCTTATTACAAAATATCCGTCCTCAATTCCGACATCTTAGCTATGGACAGCGGATGAAACGCGGCTTGCAGGAAGCTTCAAAAGGAATCTGGCGCAAGAATCCTATCCTCCTCCCACTCGCCATCATCTCAGTCGCCGGAGCCACGGCTATATTCGCATATATATCCTACATCGAGTTGACACGTGTCGGCCCACAGTATCACAAGTTCCCACCTCCAGTCGCCGAGTCGCTCCGGACGGCTGTATACTACACTGAAGTTGATCTCAACCCGGCCAAGGCGCTGAAGGCATACAAGGAGGCTCTGAGGAAGGCAGTCGAGCTTGGCATGCATCCCTTCTCAGATGAGGTGGTAGGAATCCATCTCCAGGTATCGATGATGCTAGAGAAGGCCGGGCTGGCGAAACCCGCCATCCAGGTTCTCGAACGCACAAAGACCGAGTGCCTAAAGTGGGTGGAAGAAGgtagaaagaagaaggatgcacAGAGGCCGGAAGCCGAAGCGGTGACGGAGTCCATTCAGATCGACGACCCTGACGCGCTAGTAATGcatcagaagatgaaggagctggacGAGTACGAAGACCGCCAGCGGGACAAGGTCCTAAAGAAAGTTGTCGGCATCCACATGAAGCTCGCAGAGCTGTACGCAAGCGACTACATccaggatgagaagaaggccgaagGCTACCAGGAAGCCGCGGTGGAACTGTGTCTGAAAGAGCTTCGCCGCCGCCAGGAGCTCGGACTCCCTGTCGGGAGCGCCTCACAAGACTCCACAGCCTGGCTGAACCTATCCGAGATTGCCACTGCACTCACAGATCTGGGACAGACATATCTaaagcaggagaagaacgagCTCGCCATGCCACTCTTGCTGCGCGCGCTGGACCTCCTACGCACAGACGAAGGCAGCACACCCTCCTGCAAGCAGGTGACGCTCCTCGCGAATGTGTCCACCGCCATCACGGGTGAACTGCATAAGAAGACTCCTTCTCGTGGGTCTACTGCCGCACCTCAACAACTCATCGACTCAGGCAACCAGTGGGCGCAAAAGGCCCTAGACGTTGCTGCTAATCTGCAGCCTCCTATCCGCGACGAGGAATGCGATGTGTCCTGTATCGCGGCAATGTATAACCTGGGAGAAATTGCCCATCTTCAGGGCAAGCGGAAGGAAGCCGAACAGTATTGGAAGGAGGCCAAGTCTTTGGCTCGCGGGCTGGGACTCGAAGAGAATGCCGCCCATGTGGAGGAAGCTCTGGCGCAATTGACGAAATGA
- a CDS encoding SOS response-associated peptidase, with translation MAFVRRRLQEQGMQIDEVPEDDEVRETYNFAPGYNGAVYRADVSDRGFVDDAQEQGTTDDPQEPSPEAVNSVEKYHDRKWRYKIQSMRWGLIPFWTKRNPDYGSLMRTINCRDDSLIEDRGMWTSMKRKKRCIVICQGFYEWLKKGPGGKEKIPHFIKRKDGDLLCFAGLWDCVSYEGSDEKLYTYTIITTSSNSYLKFLHDRMPVILEPNSEAMKMWLDPERTTWSSELQSILKPYEGELECYPVTKEVGKVGNNSPDFIIPINSKDNKSNIANFFANAKKQKGGADSFARDEDAKEALPSAEQKVVKDSDEPRKTQDSQWSESNAPLPEPGVKREYPLDGNDISNETPKRQKTEPAPSLSPRGKAHEPKAKSDRKTTTSTRKTRSATHNDKSLKKPNRKTTDGSQRITNFFQK, from the exons ATGGCATTTGTCCGACGCCGTCTGCAGGAGCAAGGGATGCAGATTGACGAGGTCCccgaggatgacgaagtgAGAGAAACATACAATTTCGCACCAGGGTATAATGGTGCTGTCTACCGGGCGGATGTCTCTGACCGCGGGTTCGTTGACGACGCGCAAGAGCAAGGTACAACAGACGACCCACAGGAGCCATCTCCAGAAGCTGTCAACAGTGTAGAAAAATACCATGATAGGAAATGGAGGTACAAGATTCAGAGCATGAGGTGGGGGCTCATACCATTTTGGACGAAGCGGAATCCCGATTACGGATCTCTGATGCGAACGATCAATTGTCGCGATGACTCTTTGATCGAGGATCGCGGAATGTGGACGTCcatgaagcggaagaagcgaTGCATTGTGATATGCCAAGGCTTTTACGAATGGTTGAAGAAAGGACCTGGAGGCAAAGAGAAGATCCCGCACTTCATCAAGCGCAAGGACGGGGATTTGCTGTGCTTTGCCGGACTGTGGGATTGCGTATCGTATGAAG GCTCGGACGAGAAGCTTTACACATATACCATCATCACGACTTCTTCAAACTCGTACTTGAAATTCCTCCACGATCGAATGCCAGTGATACTCGAGCCCAACAGCGAAGCAATGAAGATGTGGTTGGATCCTGAGCGGACAACTTGGTCCAGTGAATTGCAGTCCATTTTGAAACCGTATGAAGGAGAATTGGAATGCTATCCAGTCACCAAGGAGGTCGGCAAGGTGGGAAACAACTCGCCTGACTTCATCATTCCGATCAACAGCAAGGATAATAAGAGTAATATCGCCAATTTCTTCGCCAAtgcgaagaagcagaaaggtGGAGCAGACTCCTTCGCTAGGGACGAAGACGCCAAGGAAGCCTTGCCCTCTGCCGAACAAAAGGTGGTGAAAGATTCGGATGAGCCGCGCAAGACTCAAGACAGTCAATGGAGTGAAAGTAATGCTCCGTTGCCAGAACCAGGCGTCAAAAGAGAGTACCCTCTGGACGGCAATGACATTAGCAATGAAACCCCGAAGAGACAGAAAACCGAGCCAGCACCATCACTATCACCAAGAGGAAAAGCACATGAGCCGAAGGCTAAGTCTGACCGGAAGACAACGACATCGACTAGGAAAACACGAAGTGCGACGCACAACGACAAGTCCTTAAAGAAGCCAAATAGGAAGACGACTGATGGTTCTCAGCGAATCACAAATTTTTTTCAGAAGTAA
- the erv25 gene encoding emp24/gp25L/p24 family protein — MGSSPQSSTRTLLGLLFLLLVQLSSALKFDLHASSGHNERCIRNFVFKDQLVVVTAIVSGQRGDGQVVNMHIKDALGNDHGRPKDIAGETRQAFTSVADTAFDVCFENKLVSHHGVANPYKSVELDVEIGADARDWSSVQAAEKLKPVETDLRRIEEMVAEIVNEMEYLRAREQKLRDTNESTNERVKWFAFGTMGMLVGLGVWQVVYLRAYFRYVDFPVSWRVDGVVANCCSCCEQVEASYLRSSRVVFWSPLVMWTRLSWLILR, encoded by the exons ATGGGCAGCTCCCCACAATCAAGCACGAGGACACTCCTCGGTCTTTTGTTCCTGCTCCTTGTCCAgctctcctccgccttgaAATTTGACCTGCACGCCAGCAGCGGGCACAACGAGCGATGTATACGGAATTTTGTCTTTAAGGACCAATTGGTCGTTGTGACAGCTATTGTGAGCGGGCAGAGAGGTGATGGGCAGGTTGTGAATATGCAC ATTAAGGATGCGCTTGGGAATGACCATGGTCGGCCTAAGGATATCGCGGGCGAGACTCGCCAGGCATTCACCTCTGTTGCGGATACGGCGTTTGATGTTTGCTTTGAAAATAAGCTGGTTTCTCATC ATGGAGTTGCGAACCCCTACAAGTCTGTCGAGCTCGATGTCGAGATCGGCGCCGATGCCCGTGACTGGTCCAGCGTTCAggctgcggagaagctcaagccgGTGGAAACTGATCTCCGTCGTattgaggagatggtggCGGAGATCGTCAACGAGATGGAATACCTGCGGGCCCGCGAACAGAAGCTACGGGATACCAACGAGAGCACCAACGAGCGCGTGAAGTGGTTTGCCTTCGGCACTATGGGAATGCTGGTTGGTCTCGGTGTTTGGCAGGTCGTATACCTCAGGGCTTACTTTAGGTATGTTGACTTCCCCGTGTCGTGGAGGGTTGATGGTGTTGTGGCTAACTGCTGCTCTTGTTGCGAACAGGTCGAAGCATCTTATCTAAGATCTAGTCGTGTTGTGTTTTGGTCCCCACTTGTCATGTGGACAAGGCTCTCATGGTTGATTCTCCGTTGA